The segment GGCGAAGTCTTCGTGGTCATCCACGGGTACAGCGGTCACGGGGCGCTACCTCTCCGGGGCGGCGGGCCACAGTCGGAAGACCCATGTCATCGATTTAACCCAATGTGCCGGGTTGTCGCATGCGTGCGGGGCACCCGCCGGGTCCCGCCCGCGGGCGCCCCGCGGCCGCCTTGCCACCGGCGCGGCCTCGACTGCACCGAGGCGGCCGGGCCCGCACTCCGCCGCCCGTTCGCCCGCAATCCGCCCGCCGTCACCGGCCGGTCCGCTCAACGGCGTTACGGGCAGGGCGCGAGAGGGCACAACAACGCAGGCGGCACTGCGCCCTTGACGCCTTGGTCAGGCAGCCCTGACGTCGCGCGCTCACCGGAACGATGCCCCGGCCCTTCGCCCTGCCTCCACGGCGCGGCCGTCCGTACGACCGGGAGAGGAGGGACACCCTGTCCCCGCATGACGACCGCGCCTTCGGCGAGCTCACCGAGCTGTTCCGGCACGGTGCCGCCCGCCGCCCCCGTCACCGTCCGGCCTTACGCGGGCCGGCCCGACCCCGTCCGCACCACCGCTTCGCCTGGCTGGCACCGGCTGCCGCGGCGGTCATACTGGCCGCCGGTGTCGTACTCGCCCACGGTCTGCTGCTCGCGAGCGGGCTGGTGCTGGCCGGGCTGCTGGGGCAGCGCTGCGCATACGGCCGCGACCGGCACCGTTAGAAGCGCCGGCCCCTGAGGCGCCGGACCGGCCCGCACGCCGCGCCCACGCACACGCCCCGACAAGTGAGCCGCCGGGCACTCGCCCTCATGGGAGGCAAGCGGCCGGCGGCTTTTTCACGCCCCCGTGGGGGCGCGGTCAGGTGGCACGGCGGCTCTTCGACGCCGCGGCGACACACATGGCACCGAGCAGGAAGGTCAGGGCACCGATGACGATGTTGTTCCAGATCACGCCGGCGTCCGGGGAGCTGCCGACGATCCACGGCGAGATGATCATCCACACGCCGATCGCGCACATCGCGCCGCTCAGCCCGTACATCCGGTCAGGGGCCACGGTGAATCCGACCGCCATCAGGGCGATCGCGACACCGAGAATGAGGTTGTGCACCATCAGCGCCGACTGCGCGCCGGCGAAGTGCAGAATCCACGGTGAGACGGCGCAATACAGGCCGACCAGGAGCACCGGGCCGTCGACGAGTACGACATCCCGCCCGCCGAGCACTCGCTCATACCGTGCCTGCATCTCAGTAGCGTCGGGGTGACCTGCGAGATCTCCCCTGGGGTGTGAGACGTCGGCCATGCGACTCGCCTCCTTCGTTCGCAAGTCCGGCCGTTCCACGTGGTATCCGACCACGCATCTTTATTCTGCGCTTATGTCGCCTTTATGTGTAGATGGCGGACCAGGTGAATTTTAAAGTTTCACCGTCGCAGCGCCGTCACCTGCGCCCCAGCTCCCGCCCCAGCCCCAGATTCCAGCGCCTGCCGCGGCCGCTCAGCTCGGTCACGGTCAGCGGCGGCACATCCAGCCGCCAGAACGCGTCCGGGGCGACCCGCAGGGCGCACACCGCCGCGGCACGCACGACATCCGGCTCGACGACGGCCAGCACCCGGCCCGCGTCCTCGGCCACCCGCGCCAGCCACCCCGCGATCCGGTCGCACAGCTGCCGCAGCGACTCCCCGCCGTGCCCGGTGAAGTCCGGGTCCGAGAGCCAGGCCGACACCGCGACCGGCTCGGCGTCGGCCACCTCGGCCAGGGCCCGCCCACGCCAGCCGCCCATCCCGCAGCCCGCCAGCTCCCCCGCGGGCAGTACCGACAGCCCGAGCTCCTCGGCCGTGCGACGGCACCGGACGGAGGGCGAGGTAAAGGTCCGGTCGGCGGGCGGCAGCGCTCCGGCGGCGGCCCGGACACGGCGCAGCCCGGCCTCGCTCAGCGGACCGTCGTCATCGAAACGCACCTCGCGCTGCGCCTCACCGGCGGCCGGTGAGACCAACATCACCCGAGTTGTCATGTCCTCTTCTCTCGCTCCACAGGTGCGGCAACCCCTGGCCCGCTCAAGGGAGTTGTCCGGACGGCGCGCCCTGTCCTGCGCCTCTCCGCCCCCTCCGTGGCCTTGGCCGGGGGGTCGGTTCGCGGTACCTTCCCGATGATATTGACGACGACATGACGGAAGCCGGTGGGATCCCGGCGCGGTCGCGCCACTGTATGTCCGGTTATTTACCAGCCCCCCAGGGCCGGGACCGGGCGAGCCAGACCCGGCATGTCGTTACGCACTCCAACGAACAGGGACG is part of the Streptomyces platensis genome and harbors:
- a CDS encoding SPW repeat protein — translated: MADVSHPRGDLAGHPDATEMQARYERVLGGRDVVLVDGPVLLVGLYCAVSPWILHFAGAQSALMVHNLILGVAIALMAVGFTVAPDRMYGLSGAMCAIGVWMIISPWIVGSSPDAGVIWNNIVIGALTFLLGAMCVAAASKSRRAT
- a CDS encoding histidine phosphatase family protein → MTTRVMLVSPAAGEAQREVRFDDDGPLSEAGLRRVRAAAGALPPADRTFTSPSVRCRRTAEELGLSVLPAGELAGCGMGGWRGRALAEVADAEPVAVSAWLSDPDFTGHGGESLRQLCDRIAGWLARVAEDAGRVLAVVEPDVVRAAAVCALRVAPDAFWRLDVPPLTVTELSGRGRRWNLGLGRELGRR